The genomic segment TCATAATAAATACAGATATAAGAAGAGCTGTTATAGGTTCAAATGATCCAATAATTGCTGTAATATTTGGACGTATATATCTTGTACTTTCTAGGAAAAAGTAAAATGGTATTACATTTCCAAGTATAACATTAAAAGCAAATGCTGAAATAATATCAATTCTATTCATACTTTGTATAAAATTAACATGATTTGTAAATGGTGTAAGTGATACAGATCCAAGTAACATTCCAAGTCCTACTATCAAACACACATCATATTTAAAAAAGTTTTTTACATAGATTATATAAAATACAAAAGTCATTGCAGAAATTATACCCATAATTAATGCTCGTGGACTTACTGAAATATTTGATAAATTTCCATTAGTAACCATCAAAAACATTCCAAATAGTGCAACAAAACTTAAAAAAACTTCAGATTTTAAAGGTAATTTTTTATCTTTTATACTTAATAGTATTAATATAATTATAGGAGATAAAAATTGAAGTAATGTTGCAAATGGTGCATTTGAATATTCTATAGTCTTTGCAAATGTAGCTTGTAAAAGCATTACACCTATTACAGAATATATGATTAATTTTAATATTTCTTTTTTATTTGACATAAGTTTTTTAATATCATTATACCCGTTAATATATATAGAATAAGGTACTAGAATAAGTCCTGAAAATAGCATTCTATAAAGAACATAAGTGTTTGCTTCCATAGATGAATTGGTTAACATATACTCTGCAAAATTTCCTGATGCACCCCAACAAATTGCAGCCGTAAGTGCCATTATTATTCCTAAATTTATATTTTTTTCCATTTTTTCACCTCTAATTAATTATACTATATTTTGTATTAAAAATAAATTGGATTGAGAATATTTTTGATTTAGGATATAATAAGAATAATAATTATGAACTTAGAAAGGAGTAAATATGGAATTACTAAAGGTAGTAAATTTACATGCAGGAGTAGAAGAAAAAGAAATAATTAAAGGTTTAGATTTGACAATAAATAAAGGTGAAATACATGTGATAATGGGTCCTAATGGTGCAGGGAAATCAACGCTTGCTTCAATTTTAATAGGGCATCCTAAATATGAAGTAACTGAAGGTCAAATTATACTTGAAGGTGAAGAAATTCAAGAAGATGCAGTTGATGAAAGAGCTAGAAAAGGACTATTCTTATCTTTCCAATACCCAGAAGAAATACCAGGTCTTACAGTTGAAGATTTCTTAAGATCTGCAAGAGAAGCTGTTACTGGAGAAAAACAATACTTTGTTAGATTTAATAAATTATTGAAAGAAAAAATGGCAGAACTTAAGATGGATGAATCTTATGCTTCAAGATATTTAAATGTAGGATTTTCTGGTGGAGAAAAGAAAAAGAATGAAATACTACAAATGGCTATACTTGAACCAAAAATTGCAATACTTGATGAAACAGATTCAGGGCTTGATAGAGATGCTACCAAAATTGTGTTTGAAGGAGTTAAAACATTAAAAAGTACAGATAGATCAATGCTAATAATAACACATTATGATAAAGTATTAGATTATTTAGAGCCTGACTATGTTCATATATTAATGGATGGTAAAATAGTTAAAACTGGGGGTAAAGAATTAGTTGAATTTATAGAAGATAATGGTTATGAAAAATTAAAAGAAGCATTAAATGGAGAAACAAATGGAAATAACTAAAAAGACATATATAGCAGATATTGAGCGTGGAGTTTATGATATTAAAGATGAAATGAAACATAAATTCACAACAGGAAAAGGGTTAAATGAAGATGTTGTAAGAAAAATATCTGAGAAAAAAAATGAGCCTTCTTGGATGTTAGAAAAAAGATTAGAAGCACTAAGAATATTTAATTCAAAACCTATGCCAAATTGGTCAACTGATTTATCAGATTTAGATATAAATGAAATAGTGCACTATTTAGAAACTGAATCAGAAAAT from the Pseudostreptobacillus hongkongensis genome contains:
- a CDS encoding DMT family transporter, producing MEKNINLGIIMALTAAICWGASGNFAEYMLTNSSMEANTYVLYRMLFSGLILVPYSIYINGYNDIKKLMSNKKEILKLIIYSVIGVMLLQATFAKTIEYSNAPFATLLQFLSPIIILILLSIKDKKLPLKSEVFLSFVALFGMFLMVTNGNLSNISVSPRALIMGIISAMTFVFYIIYVKNFFKYDVCLIVGLGMLLGSVSLTPFTNHVNFIQSMNRIDIISAFAFNVILGNVIPFYFFLESTRYIRPNITAIIGSFEPITALLISVFIMKTTTISFIQIIGVILIIGSVTLLSVKEKK
- the sufC gene encoding Fe-S cluster assembly ATPase SufC: MELLKVVNLHAGVEEKEIIKGLDLTINKGEIHVIMGPNGAGKSTLASILIGHPKYEVTEGQIILEGEEIQEDAVDERARKGLFLSFQYPEEIPGLTVEDFLRSAREAVTGEKQYFVRFNKLLKEKMAELKMDESYASRYLNVGFSGGEKKKNEILQMAILEPKIAILDETDSGLDRDATKIVFEGVKTLKSTDRSMLIITHYDKVLDYLEPDYVHILMDGKIVKTGGKELVEFIEDNGYEKLKEALNGETNGNN